CAATGCTTTTTTTGCTCCAAATCAAACCAAATTTGACTGGTTGACAAGAAACACAGAAGAAGTTAGAAAATATGAGGAAAGTGATTTCTGTGGATATCTTCTCTCACCAAAAGTCTTTTCGGGAATATTGAAAACAATGAGTTTTTTAAATAAAAAGTATAAAAAAATAAGGACAGATGCAAATATTCTTATAGTATACGGAACTGAAGATAAAGTAATGGATATTGAACATGTGAATAAAATTTTGTCAGTTTTGAGAAAAAAGAAAAGAAGAATTAATGTAATTGCAAATGATAAAGGACGGCATGAATCATTAAATGAAATAAATAAATATATGATTTATGATGAAATCCTCAAGTGGCTCAATGAAAGAGAAAAATAAATATCAAATATAAAAAAACGGGAGGAAATTATTATGAAAAGTATAAAAGAAGATTTTTCATTAATGTCTATTTTGTTAATACCGGTTGCCGTGGCAATAAATATGGCAGGTTTCGGTCTTGTAAAACTGCTTAATCTTCCTATATTTTTAGATACAGTAGGAACGGTTTTTATAAGTTTTCTTGCAGGTCCTTGGATAGGAGCTATAGCAGCGATACTTACAAGTGTAGTAAGCGGGATATTTGATCCTGTTTATCTGGCATATATTCCTACGTCTGTAGGTTTGGCCCTGACTGCAGGATTTTTGACAAGGTTTAAGTTCGGGAATAATATAATAAAAATTGCGATTTCTTCATTAGTGCTTACGATAATTGCAGTAGTTATTTCTGCCCCGATAACAGTAATTGTATTCGGAGGAGTCACAGGAAACATGACTTCTTCCATAACT
The Leptotrichia sp. OH3620_COT-345 DNA segment above includes these coding regions:
- a CDS encoding ECF transporter S component: MKSIKEDFSLMSILLIPVAVAINMAGFGLVKLLNLPIFLDTVGTVFISFLAGPWIGAIAAILTSVVSGIFDPVYLAYIPTSVGLALTAGFLTRFKFGNNIIKIAISSLVLTIIAVVISAPITVIVFGGVTGNMTSSITALFLASGQQIWSAVISSSIITEFADKLVTVIICILILGSMSSRYLIKFKYGEKYINKSKN